The following proteins come from a genomic window of Candidatus Bipolaricaulis sibiricus:
- a CDS encoding Translation initiation factor 2, which yields MTKKRVYEIARDLGVPSRDLLEALGELGMPGLRAVSTITDEEAELIREFFRERVPPALPEAPAPERAKAPAKPRGAPRPPIVAVLGHIDHGKTTLLDAIRAAHVAEGEAGGITQSIGAYQATVGGRAITFIDTPGHRAFTAMRARGAQVTDIAVLVVAADDGVMAQTVEAVDHIKAAGVPMIVAINKMDKPGVSKDRVLQDLAKLGYTPEEWGGTTVTVPLSALTGQGVDDLLEMILLVADMEGIYGDPDGKLEATIIESSLDPTRGPLATAVIKNGTLRERDVILVGSTWGRVRALLDHRGERVAAATPGMPVQILGLDGVPPAGEVVERIENPNEARRIAAERARVTADERRAVRAPKTFEELIQVAQTKKLVVVLKAASTGALDAARHELGTLQADGVELQLLHAGVGPVTESDILLASAEEEGQPLVVGFAVRVDGKAARLAEQRNVPVRTYDIIYDLAQDVGRALRRLLGPEYREVKVGEAEVLKTFDIDGVGRIAGCSVRTGRVVRGGRVKAFRGGEEVFVGEIASLKRFADDVREVQAGRECGIRIRDWNDVRTGDTLEIYTVEEIPI from the coding sequence TTGACCAAGAAACGCGTGTACGAGATCGCCCGTGACCTCGGGGTTCCGTCCCGGGACCTCCTGGAGGCGCTCGGCGAGCTGGGGATGCCCGGATTGCGGGCGGTGAGCACGATCACCGACGAGGAGGCGGAGCTCATCCGCGAGTTCTTCCGCGAGAGGGTTCCCCCCGCTCTCCCCGAGGCGCCGGCCCCCGAGAGGGCCAAGGCCCCCGCCAAGCCCCGGGGGGCGCCCCGCCCGCCCATCGTGGCCGTGCTTGGCCACATCGATCACGGGAAGACAACCCTTCTTGACGCGATCCGCGCGGCCCATGTCGCCGAAGGGGAAGCGGGCGGCATCACCCAGTCCATCGGTGCCTACCAAGCGACCGTGGGCGGGCGCGCGATCACGTTCATCGATACTCCGGGGCACCGTGCGTTCACGGCGATGCGCGCTCGTGGGGCGCAGGTCACGGATATCGCCGTCCTCGTCGTGGCTGCCGACGATGGGGTGATGGCCCAGACCGTGGAGGCGGTGGACCACATCAAGGCCGCCGGGGTGCCGATGATCGTGGCGATCAACAAGATGGACAAGCCTGGGGTGAGCAAGGACCGCGTGCTCCAAGACCTCGCCAAGCTTGGGTACACCCCCGAGGAGTGGGGAGGGACAACGGTCACCGTCCCCCTCTCCGCCCTCACTGGACAGGGGGTGGATGATCTCCTGGAGATGATCCTCCTCGTTGCGGACATGGAGGGGATCTATGGGGACCCAGATGGGAAGCTCGAGGCGACGATCATCGAGTCCAGCCTCGATCCGACGCGGGGGCCCTTGGCCACGGCTGTGATCAAGAACGGGACCCTGCGGGAGCGGGACGTGATCCTGGTGGGGAGCACGTGGGGGCGGGTGCGAGCCCTCCTCGACCACCGGGGAGAGCGTGTCGCCGCGGCGACACCGGGGATGCCGGTCCAGATCCTCGGCTTGGATGGTGTTCCCCCGGCGGGAGAGGTCGTCGAGAGGATCGAGAACCCCAACGAAGCGCGCCGCATCGCGGCGGAGAGGGCGCGGGTCACCGCGGATGAGCGACGGGCGGTCCGCGCTCCGAAGACGTTCGAGGAGCTAATCCAGGTCGCCCAGACGAAGAAGCTCGTTGTGGTGCTCAAAGCGGCGAGCACGGGTGCCCTTGACGCGGCGCGGCACGAGCTGGGGACGCTCCAAGCCGATGGGGTGGAGCTCCAACTCCTTCACGCTGGCGTGGGGCCGGTCACCGAGTCCGACATCCTCCTCGCTTCGGCGGAGGAGGAAGGCCAACCTCTCGTTGTCGGGTTTGCGGTGCGGGTGGACGGGAAGGCAGCACGGCTGGCGGAGCAGCGCAACGTCCCCGTGCGGACCTACGACATCATCTATGACCTTGCCCAGGACGTGGGGCGCGCCCTGCGCCGGCTCCTCGGGCCCGAGTACCGCGAGGTCAAGGTGGGCGAGGCCGAGGTCCTGAAGACGTTCGACATCGACGGTGTGGGTCGGATCGCTGGGTGCTCCGTCCGCACGGGGCGCGTTGTGCGGGGCGGGAGGGTCAAGGCGTTCCGCGGTGGGGAAGAGGTGTTCGTGGGCGAGATCGCGTCTCTCAAACGGTTCGCCGATGATGTGCGGGAGGTACAGGCGGGCCGGGAGTGCGGGATCCGGATCCGCGACTGGAACGACGTTCGTACCGGGGACACGCTCGAGATCTACACCGTCGAGGAGATCCCCATCTAG
- a CDS encoding LSU ribosomal protein L34p — MPKRTFQPHRRRRYRVHGFLARKRTPAGRAVLARRRKKGRHRLTPV, encoded by the coding sequence ATGCCCAAGCGCACTTTTCAACCCCATCGTCGGCGCAGGTACCGCGTCCACGGGTTCCTGGCCCGCAAGCGGACGCCGGCGGGACGGGCCGTGCTCGCCCGGAGGAGGAAGAAGGGACGGCATCGGCTGACGCCGGTCTGA
- a CDS encoding rhomboid family serine protease codes for MIPLRDGRPSGIVPYVTIVLIALNMVAFLYTLSYSDRVLVFLDRCAWESTFGQPAPGFDPLLYRRYGRGCLYPITERDQFVIRFGLIPAELWLGTDLAPTVPFPIWLTILTSMFLHGGWLHLLGNMLYLWIFGDNVEAALGRWRFLLFYLLAGVGGAMLQAAVSARSTVPMIGASGAIAGVLGAYLVLFPWARVLTVVPLFFFFHFVEIPALILLGFWFLMQLFSGLVDLGGAEGVAWFAHIGGFLAGALLVFPLKRREVAPGLVTWWRRDRRYWR; via the coding sequence ATGATTCCGTTGCGCGATGGCCGACCGAGCGGGATCGTGCCCTACGTCACGATCGTTCTCATCGCCCTCAACATGGTCGCTTTCCTCTACACGTTGAGCTACTCCGACCGCGTGCTCGTGTTCCTCGATCGCTGCGCGTGGGAGAGTACATTCGGCCAGCCCGCGCCCGGGTTCGATCCCCTCCTGTACCGGAGGTACGGGCGGGGCTGCCTCTACCCGATCACGGAGCGCGACCAGTTCGTGATCCGCTTCGGGCTCATCCCGGCCGAGCTGTGGTTGGGGACAGACCTCGCTCCCACGGTGCCGTTCCCGATCTGGCTCACAATCCTCACCTCGATGTTCCTCCACGGGGGGTGGCTCCATCTCCTGGGGAACATGCTCTACCTGTGGATCTTCGGGGACAACGTCGAGGCCGCCCTCGGGCGGTGGAGGTTCCTCCTCTTCTACCTCCTCGCTGGGGTGGGGGGGGCGATGCTTCAGGCAGCGGTAAGCGCCCGGTCGACGGTGCCCATGATCGGGGCCTCGGGGGCGATCGCGGGCGTGCTGGGCGCCTATCTCGTTCTCTTCCCATGGGCCCGGGTGCTGACGGTGGTCCCGCTGTTTTTCTTCTTCCATTTCGTGGAGATCCCGGCGCTGATCCTGCTCGGGTTCTGGTTCCTGATGCAACTCTTCTCGGGCCTGGTTGATCTGGGGGGGGCGGAGGGGGTGGCGTGGTTCGCGCACATCGGGGGGTTCCTCGCGGGAGCCCTCCTTGTGTTCCCCCTCAAGCGTCGAGAGGTAGCCCCGGGCCTCGTGACGTGGTGGCGGCGCGACCGTCGGTACTGGCGGTGA
- a CDS encoding M42 family peptidase: protein MELLRKLSEAAGIPGREDEVRGIVRGALKGHVDTMEVDRLGNLIAHKRGKGPKVVVAGHMDEIGFLVSHVDEETGFLRIEPVGGFDPRTLIASRVTVHAQGGPLTGLIGTKPIHILTEEEKKKEIRVQDLFVDVGVPGKKVAKKVRVGDPVTLAQSFTQVGDLVSGKALDDRVGVYVGIEALRRLKSHQADVYFVGTVQEEIGLRGARASAFAIDPDIGVALDVTLACDMPGVSAHEQVTKLGKGVAIKLKDSASISHPGLVRFLVDLAEKKKIPYQMEILPRGGTDAGAIQLAREGAAVVTLSVPTRYVHSVVEAAHVEDIEAAIKLLTAFLETCHQAELKL, encoded by the coding sequence GTGGAGCTTCTGCGCAAGCTGTCCGAAGCAGCGGGAATCCCCGGCCGGGAGGACGAGGTGCGGGGGATCGTTCGCGGCGCCCTGAAGGGGCACGTCGACACAATGGAGGTGGACAGGCTCGGGAACTTGATCGCCCACAAGCGAGGCAAGGGGCCGAAGGTGGTCGTGGCTGGACACATGGACGAGATCGGATTCCTCGTGTCCCACGTCGACGAGGAGACGGGGTTCCTGCGGATCGAGCCCGTGGGCGGATTCGACCCCCGCACCCTCATCGCCTCCCGGGTCACCGTCCATGCCCAGGGCGGTCCACTTACCGGCCTCATCGGAACGAAGCCGATCCACATCCTCACCGAGGAGGAGAAGAAGAAGGAGATCCGCGTTCAGGACTTGTTCGTGGACGTCGGGGTCCCGGGGAAGAAGGTAGCGAAGAAGGTGCGGGTCGGTGACCCGGTGACCCTCGCCCAGTCGTTCACCCAGGTGGGGGACCTTGTCTCGGGGAAGGCTCTCGATGACCGGGTCGGCGTGTACGTGGGGATCGAGGCCCTGCGCAGACTGAAGAGCCACCAGGCCGACGTGTACTTCGTGGGGACAGTCCAGGAAGAGATTGGCCTACGCGGGGCGCGGGCGAGCGCGTTCGCGATCGATCCCGACATCGGTGTGGCCCTCGACGTCACCCTCGCCTGCGACATGCCCGGGGTGTCCGCTCACGAGCAGGTCACAAAGCTCGGTAAGGGCGTGGCGATCAAGCTCAAGGACTCCGCGTCGATTTCCCATCCCGGCCTCGTACGGTTCCTTGTCGACCTCGCCGAGAAGAAGAAGATCCCGTACCAGATGGAGATTCTCCCCCGTGGCGGAACCGACGCCGGCGCGATCCAGCTCGCGCGGGAGGGAGCGGCGGTGGTGACCCTGTCCGTGCCCACCCGGTACGTGCACTCCGTGGTGGAGGCCGCCCACGTCGAGGACATTGAGGCCGCGATCAAGCTCCTCACCGCGTTCCTCGAGACCTGCCACCAGGCCGAGCTCAAGCTGTGA
- a CDS encoding Guanine deaminase has protein sequence MGDGDQKRVNRVLFHDVDVIATFDAARRELRGGWLLVEGNRIAALGEGSPPRGPFSEVVSGRDRVMIPGMVNTHHHLYQTLFRAVPGAQDKELFDWLQFLYEVWRGIDEDAVRTSAIVGCVELLLSGCTTTTDHLYLFPRGKEKLTDLEIEAGREVGVRFHPTRGSMSLSRDEGGLPPPDVVQKDEEILRDSERIISRWHDPSPGAMVRIALAPCSPFSVTRELMRDTAKLAREHGLLLHTHLAETTDEEEFCLAKFGMRPVDYLESVGWLADDVWLAHLVHITPHDITTLARAGVGMAHCPTSNMILGSGIAPVPEVLRAGMAVGLGVDGSASNDTSNMIREVRQAMLVARVKYGARAMSARQALELATVGGARVLHWDQEVGSLEAGKCADLSLWDLSTLEFAGAADPVAAIVHCGAQYADLVMVNGEFRVRGGRLVEERLYDFVPRQRAIAQKLVGGSG, from the coding sequence ATGGGTGACGGAGATCAGAAGCGCGTGAACAGGGTCCTCTTCCACGACGTGGACGTGATCGCCACGTTCGACGCCGCGCGGCGCGAGCTGCGCGGCGGGTGGCTCCTCGTCGAGGGAAACCGAATCGCTGCCCTCGGTGAGGGGAGCCCACCGCGGGGTCCGTTCAGCGAGGTGGTCTCGGGCCGCGATCGGGTGATGATCCCAGGGATGGTGAACACTCACCATCACCTGTACCAAACCCTGTTCCGCGCCGTGCCCGGGGCCCAGGACAAGGAGCTCTTCGATTGGCTTCAGTTCCTGTACGAGGTGTGGCGGGGGATCGACGAGGACGCGGTGCGCACCTCGGCAATCGTGGGGTGCGTCGAGCTTCTCCTATCGGGATGCACGACGACCACCGACCACCTTTACCTCTTCCCCCGCGGGAAGGAGAAGCTCACCGACCTCGAGATCGAGGCAGGGCGCGAGGTCGGAGTCCGTTTCCATCCTACACGGGGCTCGATGTCCCTGTCCCGCGATGAGGGGGGCCTTCCCCCGCCGGATGTGGTCCAAAAGGATGAAGAAATCCTTCGGGACAGCGAGCGAATCATCAGTCGGTGGCATGATCCGTCGCCGGGGGCGATGGTGCGGATTGCCCTCGCCCCGTGCTCGCCGTTCTCCGTGACGCGGGAACTTATGCGCGACACCGCCAAACTGGCCCGGGAACATGGGCTCCTCCTCCACACCCACCTCGCCGAGACCACGGACGAAGAGGAATTCTGCCTCGCGAAGTTTGGAATGCGGCCCGTGGACTACCTGGAGAGCGTGGGCTGGCTCGCGGACGACGTATGGCTCGCCCACCTCGTCCACATCACCCCCCACGATATCACCACCCTCGCCCGGGCCGGGGTAGGGATGGCCCACTGCCCAACCTCGAACATGATCCTCGGGTCGGGGATCGCCCCCGTCCCAGAGGTCCTCCGGGCTGGGATGGCGGTCGGCCTAGGCGTGGATGGCTCGGCCTCGAACGACACCTCGAACATGATCCGCGAGGTGCGGCAGGCGATGCTCGTGGCCCGGGTTAAGTACGGAGCGAGGGCGATGTCCGCCCGCCAGGCGCTTGAGCTCGCCACCGTGGGCGGCGCGAGGGTCCTCCACTGGGACCAGGAGGTTGGCTCCCTCGAAGCGGGCAAGTGCGCGGACCTCTCGCTGTGGGACCTCTCCACCCTCGAGTTCGCCGGCGCGGCGGACCCCGTGGCCGCCATCGTCCACTGCGGGGCCCAGTACGCCGACCTGGTGATGGTGAACGGGGAGTTCCGCGTCCGGGGAGGGCGGCTCGTAGAGGAGCGCCTGTACGATTTCGTCCCCCGCCAACGGGCGATCGCACAGAAGCTCGTCGGAGGAAGTGGATGA